A single region of the Candidatus Sungiibacteriota bacterium genome encodes:
- the dnaB gene encoding replicative DNA helicase, producing MPVLEKSTISTEIRMPPQNIEAEMSALGSLMLDKDAIFKVVDALAPHDFYKPSHREIYEAMLDLFGHREPIDVLSITTRLKEKNKLEEIGGSAYLTSLINTVPTASHVAHYASIVRRKRLLRDLIEASHHIAQLGYKEAEDVEKLIDEAEQKIFGISKDSLKQEFIAVREVLDEAWDRIDRLHKGDGALRGVSTGFADLDNYLAGLQKSDLIVLASRPSLGKTSLALNIARNVALDEKKAVGIFSLEMSREQLIDRLIASEANVDLWRLRTGRMRSEGPDNDFVRVRDAMEVLSQAPIFMDDSPSPTVMEIRAKARRLQAEHELGLVVIDYLQLINGGGYTESRVQEVSEISRALKGMAKELSVPVLAVSQLSRGVEMRHPAIPKLSDLRDSGTIEQDADVVMFIYREDKDKRNTDRKNIAEIHIEKHRNGPTGKVELYFHEETTSFRSLAKHFEETTS from the coding sequence GCTATTTTTAAAGTGGTGGATGCGTTGGCTCCGCATGATTTTTATAAGCCCAGTCATCGGGAAATTTACGAAGCCATGTTGGATTTATTCGGACATCGTGAACCTATTGATGTTTTAAGCATTACCACGCGCCTTAAAGAAAAAAACAAACTGGAAGAGATCGGCGGCTCCGCGTATCTTACGAGTCTTATTAACACCGTTCCTACCGCAAGCCATGTTGCGCATTATGCATCCATTGTGCGAAGAAAGCGACTCTTGCGCGATCTAATTGAAGCCTCGCATCATATTGCCCAGCTTGGTTATAAAGAGGCCGAGGACGTAGAGAAACTTATTGACGAGGCGGAACAGAAAATTTTTGGGATTTCCAAAGATTCTTTGAAGCAGGAGTTTATAGCTGTGCGTGAGGTTTTGGATGAGGCTTGGGACAGGATTGATCGTCTGCATAAAGGCGACGGAGCCCTGCGCGGCGTCTCTACCGGATTTGCCGACTTGGATAACTATCTGGCCGGTCTTCAAAAATCAGACTTGATTGTTTTGGCCTCACGACCGAGTTTAGGGAAAACCTCTTTGGCTTTAAATATCGCCCGTAATGTTGCTCTTGATGAAAAAAAAGCGGTAGGGATTTTTAGTTTGGAAATGTCGCGGGAGCAGTTGATTGATCGCCTGATTGCCAGTGAGGCCAATGTGGATCTTTGGAGACTGCGAACGGGGCGTATGAGGTCGGAAGGACCTGATAATGATTTCGTCCGGGTGCGCGATGCTATGGAAGTGCTTTCCCAAGCCCCCATTTTTATGGATGACTCCCCTTCCCCCACGGTCATGGAGATACGCGCGAAAGCCCGTCGGCTTCAGGCGGAACACGAATTGGGATTGGTGGTAATTGATTATTTACAACTTATTAATGGCGGCGGTTATACTGAATCACGGGTGCAGGAGGTTTCAGAAATTTCGCGGGCATTAAAAGGTATGGCCAAGGAGTTAAGCGTCCCGGTTCTCGCTGTATCGCAACTATCCCGCGGGGTTGAGATGCGCCACCCGGCGATCCCTAAACTTTCGGATTTGAGGGATTCGGGAACCATTGAGCAGGACGCGGACGTGGTAATGTTTATTTACCGTGAAGATAAAGATAAGAGAAATACAGACCGCAAAAACATTGCCGAAATTCATATTGAAAAACACCGTAATGGTCCAACCGGCAAAGTCGAGCTTTATTTTCACGAGGAAACAACGTCTTTCCGATCATTGGCAAAACATTTTGAAGAAACAACCTCGTGA
- the recR gene encoding recombination protein RecR, whose amino-acid sequence MIYPKPVQNLIALFTKLPGIGPRQAARFSFFILKENNSFLQNLISALQEAGKKVSVCGQCFRTVERSDDAPLLCVFCKDSRREKTIIAVVEKESDMQELEKTSAYHGLYHVLGGVISPLDPESPKRLHLKTLHERVRTLLGTNPEVEVILATNSTTEGDTTALYLERILEPLKNQHQGLKISRLGRGLSLGSELEYADEVTLKNALTNRK is encoded by the coding sequence GTGATTTACCCAAAACCAGTCCAAAATCTAATAGCGCTTTTTACCAAACTCCCGGGTATTGGCCCGAGACAAGCGGCTCGTTTTTCTTTTTTTATTCTCAAAGAAAACAACAGTTTTTTACAAAATTTGATTTCAGCCCTGCAGGAGGCAGGCAAAAAAGTAAGCGTCTGCGGACAATGTTTTCGGACCGTAGAACGCTCGGACGATGCTCCGTTGCTTTGTGTTTTCTGCAAAGATTCCAGACGCGAGAAAACGATTATTGCCGTGGTGGAAAAAGAGTCGGATATGCAAGAGCTTGAAAAAACCAGCGCGTATCACGGCCTTTATCATGTGTTGGGCGGCGTAATATCTCCTCTTGATCCGGAGTCGCCTAAGCGTCTGCATCTTAAAACCCTGCATGAGCGAGTTAGGACCCTGCTTGGTACCAACCCGGAGGTTGAAGTTATACTTGCGACTAATTCCACTACCGAGGGCGATACCACCGCACTTTACCTGGAACGAATTTTGGAACCTCTTAAAAATCAACATCAGGGATTAAAAATTTCCCGTTTGGGACGGGGGCTTTCTTTGGGTTCGGAGCTTGAGTATGCCGACGAGGTTACTCTGAAAAACGCCTTGACAAACAGAAAGTAA
- the rplU gene encoding 50S ribosomal protein L21, whose protein sequence is MTQFAVIKTGGKQYLVSAGQKLKVEKIDAPPKARLAQQGGKEGGPSPAGAASAREGGKVVFGEVLLVANDKKIEIGTPYVKGARVEAKTIKQGRSKKILVFKYHSKTRYRKKKGHRQPFTEVEIQKIVTK, encoded by the coding sequence ATGACACAATTTGCAGTAATAAAAACTGGCGGTAAGCAATACCTAGTATCTGCGGGACAAAAATTAAAAGTTGAAAAAATAGACGCCCCGCCAAAAGCGAGGCTCGCCCAGCAGGGCGGCAAAGAAGGCGGGCCTTCGCCCGCCGGAGCGGCTTCGGCCCGCGAAGGCGGGAAAGTTGTGTTTGGCGAAGTATTGCTTGTGGCTAATGATAAAAAAATAGAGATAGGAACTCCGTACGTAAAGGGGGCAAGGGTAGAAGCCAAAACTATAAAACAGGGAAGGAGTAAAAAAATCCTTGTCTTTAAATATCATTCCAAAACGAGGTATCGCAAGAAAAAAGGGCATAGACAACCGTTTACCGAAGTTGAAATACAAAAAATTGTAACAAAATGA